A single genomic interval of Spinacia oleracea cultivar Varoflay chromosome 6, BTI_SOV_V1, whole genome shotgun sequence harbors:
- the LOC110801338 gene encoding deoxyuridine 5'-triphosphate nucleotidohydrolase, producing MAGNIGAIRWNSVPQIQTLFKPLNPLPSNRSFTKKHQTIKMAENNQTPEINEPSTKIQKLQPHENGDFFFKVKKLSEKAVIPSRGSPLSAGYDLSSAVDVKVPGRGKALVPTDLSIAVPQGTYARVAPRSGLAWKHSIDVGAGVIDADYRGPVGVILFNHSDVDFEVKVGDRIAQLIIEKIITPDVFEVEDLDSTVRGAGGFGSTGV from the exons ATGGCGGGAAACATTGGCGCCATTCGTTGGAATTCAGTTCCCCAAATCCAAACCCTATTTAAACCACTAAACCCTCTTCCCAGCAATCGAAGCTTCACTAAAAAACACCAGACCATAAAAATGGCGGAAAACAACCAAACCCCAGAAATCAATGAACCTTCAACCAAAATCCAAAAGCTTCAACCCCATGAAAATGGCGACTTCTTCTTCAAGGTCAAGAAGCTCTCAGAGAAGGCTGTAATCCCTTCAAGAGGTTCCCCTCTCTCTGCTGGTTACGATCTCTCCAG TGCGGTTGATGTGAAGGTGCCTGGTAGAGGTAAAGCTCTGGTTCCTACTGATTTGAGTATTGCTGTTCCTCAAGGAACCTACGCCAGAGTTG CACCAAGATCAGGACTAGCATGGAAACACTCCATTGATGTGGGAGCAGGAGTGATAGATGCAGATTACAGAGGACCAGTTGGTGTGATTTTGTTTAATCACTCTGATGTTGATTTCGAGGTCAAAGTAGGTGATCGTATTGCACAGTTGATCATTGAGAAGATCATAACTCCAGATGTTTTTGAGGTTGAAGATTTGGACTCTACTGTCAGAGGTGCTGGTGGGTTTGGTTCTACTGGTGTTTGA